One genomic segment of Desulforamulus reducens MI-1 includes these proteins:
- the glyS gene encoding glycine--tRNA ligase subunit beta: MAKDFLLEVGIEEMPARFLGPALTQLKEQTVKTLQELRIEYADIQTYGTPRRLVLYIKDLAENQAALEKEVKGPAKKAAFDAAGNPTKAILGFTRSQGVSMEDLVVRSIGQVEYLYALKREEGRPTAQVLAEICPGLIAGLHFPKPMRWGELELRFARPIRWLLALFGEAVVPFELANLQSNRFTYGHRFLSTGDLSIANPEDYFTKIRGAYVLIDPAERKELIWQQVQELATAEGGVVEKDEDLLDEITNILEWPTALCGTFDEDYLKLPGAVLVTPMREHQRYFPVVSNEGKLLNKFIAVRNGTRAYIEIVTAGNEKVLRARLADAAFFFEEDLKQPLASKVNGLQKVVFLEGLGSIADKVDRIGAMADHLAETLGANEEQRENIQRGALLAKADLITNMVYEFPELQGEMGREYALRNGEAPEVAEAIFEHYLPRFAGDLLPETLAGSVLSVADKMDSIVGCFAIGIQPTGSQDPYALRRQALGICHMLIEGNIHLSLRELVQWAYQGYHEGVELKQDLNQVITEIEEFFKQRLKGILNDRGLSYDTVDAVLTAGFDDIADVVDRGMALAAFRELPAFAALMTAFNRANNLAKHATTTQVQEVHLEHSAEQELYGLLTKLEGEVRPLLEQKNYALALQKIATIQSPLDTFFESVMVMVEDEAVKTNRLALLKKLVGLSMNVADFSKIVVETK; this comes from the coding sequence ATGGCTAAGGATTTTTTATTGGAAGTTGGTATCGAAGAAATGCCTGCCCGTTTTTTGGGTCCGGCTTTAACACAATTAAAGGAACAAACGGTCAAAACCCTGCAGGAACTTAGAATTGAATATGCGGATATACAAACCTATGGTACCCCTCGTCGCCTGGTACTTTACATAAAAGATCTAGCAGAAAATCAGGCTGCCCTGGAAAAGGAAGTAAAGGGTCCTGCTAAAAAAGCGGCCTTTGATGCAGCTGGTAATCCTACCAAGGCTATTTTAGGCTTTACCCGTTCCCAGGGGGTATCCATGGAAGATCTGGTGGTACGTAGTATCGGACAGGTAGAATACCTCTATGCCCTTAAGCGGGAAGAAGGTCGTCCCACAGCGCAAGTTCTGGCGGAAATATGTCCGGGACTTATCGCCGGGCTGCACTTTCCCAAACCCATGCGCTGGGGTGAACTGGAACTCCGTTTTGCCCGGCCCATTCGCTGGTTACTGGCCCTGTTTGGTGAAGCTGTAGTACCCTTTGAACTGGCTAACTTGCAGTCCAACCGTTTTACCTATGGTCATCGCTTCCTGTCCACAGGCGACCTGTCCATAGCCAATCCAGAAGATTACTTCACCAAAATTCGAGGTGCCTATGTACTGATTGACCCAGCTGAACGAAAGGAACTCATCTGGCAACAGGTGCAGGAACTGGCTACGGCTGAAGGTGGCGTGGTGGAAAAGGACGAGGACCTGCTGGATGAAATCACCAACATCCTTGAGTGGCCCACGGCCCTTTGTGGCACCTTTGATGAGGATTATTTGAAGCTGCCCGGAGCTGTACTGGTTACTCCCATGCGGGAACATCAACGTTATTTTCCTGTGGTTAGCAATGAAGGAAAACTATTAAATAAATTTATAGCGGTAAGAAACGGAACCAGGGCATATATAGAAATTGTAACTGCTGGTAATGAAAAGGTTCTACGGGCCCGCTTAGCAGATGCGGCCTTCTTCTTTGAAGAAGACTTAAAACAACCCCTAGCCAGCAAAGTAAACGGTTTACAGAAAGTGGTGTTCCTAGAGGGTCTGGGCTCCATCGCTGATAAAGTGGACCGTATAGGCGCAATGGCAGACCACCTGGCAGAAACACTGGGAGCAAATGAGGAACAACGGGAGAATATTCAACGGGGAGCCCTGCTGGCTAAAGCCGATCTAATTACCAATATGGTCTATGAATTTCCCGAACTCCAAGGAGAAATGGGTCGTGAATATGCCCTGCGCAACGGTGAAGCCCCAGAAGTTGCAGAAGCCATTTTTGAACATTATTTACCCCGTTTTGCAGGGGACCTGTTACCTGAGACCCTGGCAGGCAGTGTGCTGAGTGTAGCTGATAAGATGGATTCTATCGTTGGGTGCTTTGCCATTGGTATTCAACCCACTGGTTCCCAGGATCCCTATGCACTTCGTCGGCAGGCCCTGGGAATATGCCACATGCTAATTGAAGGTAACATTCACCTGTCCCTCAGGGAACTGGTTCAGTGGGCCTACCAGGGTTACCATGAAGGGGTAGAGTTAAAACAGGATTTAAACCAAGTAATCACGGAAATTGAAGAATTCTTTAAACAGAGACTTAAAGGCATTCTCAACGATCGGGGTTTGTCCTATGACACCGTAGATGCTGTACTGACCGCAGGCTTTGACGACATAGCTGACGTTGTAGACAGAGGAATGGCTCTAGCTGCCTTCCGTGAATTGCCTGCTTTTGCAGCATTGATGACAGCCTTTAACAGAGCCAATAACTTGGCCAAACATGCCACCACCACACAAGTACAGGAAGTTCACCTGGAGCATTCGGCAGAACAAGAGTTATACGGTCTGTTGACAAAACTTGAAGGGGAAGTAAGGCCCCTGCTGGAACAAAAGAATTATGCCTTAGCTTTACAAAAAATCGCCACTATTCAAAGCCCCCTCGATACTTTCTTTGAAAGCGTTATGGTTATGGTAGAAGATGAGGCGGTAAAGACCAATCGGTTGGCCCTTCTGAAAAAGCTGGTTGGACTAAGTATGAATGTGGCTGATTTTAGCAAAATAGTGGTTGAAACAAAGTAG
- the glyQ gene encoding glycine--tRNA ligase subunit alpha, producing the protein MNFQELILTLNKFWAEQNCIIQQPYDIEKGAGTMNPATFLRALGPEPWRVAYVEPSRRPTDGRYGENPNRLQHYFQYQVILKPSPDDVIPVYLDSLRAIGIDPDKHDIRFVEDNWESPTLGAWGLGWEVWLDGMEVTQFTYFQQCGGIDCHPVSAEITYGLERLAMFIQQKDSVYDITWVGDITYGDVYHQNEVEQSGYNFEVANTEMLFDLFDMYEAEANHILEKGLVLPAYDYVLKCSHTFNLLDARGAISVSERQGFIARVRQMARACAHAYVEQREKLGFPLLKKGGNING; encoded by the coding sequence GTGAACTTTCAGGAACTCATTCTGACCTTGAACAAATTCTGGGCCGAACAAAATTGTATTATTCAACAGCCCTACGACATCGAAAAGGGCGCCGGCACCATGAACCCGGCTACCTTTTTACGGGCCCTGGGACCAGAACCTTGGCGGGTGGCCTATGTGGAACCATCTCGTCGTCCCACCGACGGTCGCTATGGAGAAAACCCCAACCGCCTGCAGCATTACTTCCAATACCAGGTCATTTTAAAACCTTCCCCCGACGATGTTATTCCCGTTTATTTAGACTCCCTACGGGCTATCGGCATTGATCCGGATAAGCATGATATTCGCTTTGTGGAAGACAACTGGGAATCCCCCACCCTGGGTGCCTGGGGATTGGGTTGGGAAGTGTGGCTGGATGGTATGGAGGTAACCCAGTTTACCTACTTCCAGCAGTGTGGCGGTATCGACTGTCACCCGGTATCTGCAGAGATCACCTATGGTCTAGAAAGATTAGCCATGTTCATTCAACAAAAGGATAGTGTTTACGATATTACCTGGGTAGGAGATATCACCTATGGAGATGTTTACCACCAGAATGAAGTAGAACAATCGGGCTATAACTTTGAAGTGGCCAATACTGAGATGCTCTTTGACCTCTTTGATATGTATGAGGCAGAAGCCAACCATATACTGGAAAAAGGTTTAGTTCTCCCAGCCTATGACTATGTTTTAAAATGCTCCCATACCTTTAACTTATTGGATGCCAGAGGGGCCATCAGTGTCTCTGAACGGCAGGGCTTTATTGCCCGGGTAAGGCAGATGGCCAGGGCCTGCGCCCATGCCTATGTGGAGCAGCGTGAAAAATTAGGATTTCCTCTGTTAAAGAAAGGGGGCAATATCAATGGCTAA
- a CDS encoding DUF4342 domain-containing protein, translating to MTSELEKIDLLRARLGVSYKEAKEALNLADGDVVQALIKLEEKNRHWNEKLHGKGNEFMGQFKTLLEKGQRTKVKIKKDDDTVVEFPATVGALGVLGAMASTPILVVGALGTIAGLVNNYRLEFQEDSDRWEPEVEVPENNFDKNNPQH from the coding sequence GTGACCAGTGAACTGGAGAAGATAGACCTTCTGCGAGCCCGACTGGGCGTTAGTTACAAGGAAGCAAAGGAAGCCCTTAATCTAGCCGATGGCGATGTTGTGCAGGCTTTAATAAAATTGGAAGAAAAGAATCGGCATTGGAATGAGAAGCTCCATGGCAAGGGAAATGAATTTATGGGCCAATTTAAAACACTCCTGGAAAAGGGCCAAAGGACGAAAGTAAAAATAAAGAAGGATGATGATACCGTGGTGGAATTCCCAGCCACAGTGGGTGCCCTAGGGGTCTTGGGAGCAATGGCCAGCACGCCTATTTTAGTGGTAGGTGCCCTGGGCACCATCGCCGGATTAGTCAATAATTACCGGCTGGAGTTTCAAGAGGATAGTGATAGATGGGAACCTGAGGTTGAGGTTCCAGAGAATAATTTTGACAAAAATAATCCTCAGCATTAA
- the recO gene encoding DNA repair protein RecO: protein MKIYKLDAIVLKSRDMREADKILTVYSIQRGKQRIVAHGAAKPNSRKRGAVQPFCFSEFMLHRGREIDAISQAELKEGFAEIRYDLDRLTAAAYITELLDGFVAEGEPNQNLFSLLYSALHLIAVGNSEMILRGFEAKLLGFSGLQPDLTNCSVCGAEIRETKVSFAVQQGGILCKDCATHEKRILKFSRGTVEVLKTLYRWELTKLQQLKVSEPLKTELSALLRSYIEYYLEKKLKTTEFMDRLYKSNLGRGTNI, encoded by the coding sequence ATGAAAATATATAAGTTAGACGCAATTGTTTTAAAGTCCCGGGATATGAGAGAAGCCGATAAAATTCTTACGGTATATTCCATACAACGGGGAAAGCAAAGAATTGTGGCCCATGGTGCCGCAAAGCCCAACAGTCGCAAAAGGGGAGCTGTGCAGCCCTTTTGTTTTTCTGAATTTATGTTGCACCGGGGAAGGGAAATTGATGCCATCAGCCAGGCAGAATTAAAAGAGGGTTTTGCAGAGATAAGGTATGACCTGGATCGACTAACGGCTGCAGCCTATATAACCGAGTTGCTGGATGGATTTGTAGCGGAGGGTGAGCCTAACCAGAACTTATTTAGTTTACTTTACAGTGCACTGCACCTGATTGCAGTTGGTAATAGTGAAATGATTTTACGGGGCTTTGAAGCGAAACTACTGGGGTTTTCAGGACTTCAGCCGGATCTAACCAACTGCAGTGTATGTGGTGCTGAGATTCGGGAAACCAAGGTTTCCTTTGCAGTCCAACAGGGAGGGATTCTTTGTAAGGATTGTGCAACCCATGAAAAAAGAATCCTAAAATTTAGCCGAGGAACAGTAGAGGTGTTGAAAACCCTTTATCGTTGGGAATTAACGAAACTGCAACAATTAAAAGTTTCTGAACCCCTAAAGACAGAACTTAGTGCACTATTACGTTCCTATATTGAGTATTACCTAGAAAAAAAATTAAAAACCACAGAATTTATGGATCGCTTGTATAAAAGTAACTTGGGTAGGGGTACAAATATATAA
- a CDS encoding ferritin-like domain-containing protein, with amino-acid sequence MEFITENQYGITKGTAVEEHVDKNFKGENSEVGWYLAVARNAQREGYPEIAEVLKTIAMEEAWHAARFAELNGEISTSTRENLQKAIAGETVSNKMKKEAAGIAKQNDVDEAHDFFDEAAKDEARHARALKGILDRYFPA; translated from the coding sequence ATGGAGTTTATTACAGAAAATCAGTATGGTATAACCAAAGGAACCGCCGTTGAAGAACATGTGGATAAAAATTTTAAGGGTGAAAACTCGGAGGTAGGTTGGTACCTGGCTGTGGCCAGAAATGCCCAAAGGGAAGGCTACCCTGAAATTGCTGAAGTATTAAAGACCATCGCCATGGAAGAAGCCTGGCACGCTGCTCGCTTTGCGGAACTCAACGGTGAAATTTCCACCAGTACCCGGGAGAATTTACAAAAGGCCATCGCCGGTGAGACCGTTTCTAATAAAATGAAAAAGGAAGCTGCGGGTATTGCCAAACAAAATGATGTGGATGAAGCCCATGATTTCTTTGATGAAGCTGCCAAGGACGAGGCCCGCCATGCGAGGGCTTTAAAGGGCATCTTGGATCGTTATTTTCCTGCTTAA
- a CDS encoding UbiX family flavin prenyltransferase produces the protein MRIVVGITGATGAIYGINLLEQLKKMDIETHLILSHWARRTIELETSYSVRQVIDLANIYYPEDHLAAAISSGSFRHQGMIIAPCSMKTLAGLAHGYAENLIVRAADVTLKEGRPLILVPRETPLNAIHLENMLKLAKCGAVILPPMPAFYHRPASIQDIVDQTVGRILDRLGVENNLVKRWTE, from the coding sequence TTGCGTATTGTTGTGGGAATTACCGGAGCCACCGGTGCTATTTACGGCATCAATTTGTTAGAGCAACTAAAAAAAATGGATATAGAAACCCACTTAATTCTTAGCCACTGGGCTCGTCGAACCATTGAGTTAGAAACGTCCTATTCGGTTCGCCAAGTCATTGATTTGGCCAATATTTACTATCCAGAGGATCATTTGGCTGCTGCGATTTCCAGTGGTTCCTTCCGCCACCAGGGGATGATTATCGCTCCCTGTAGTATGAAAACCTTGGCGGGTTTGGCCCATGGCTATGCAGAGAATTTGATTGTACGGGCAGCTGATGTTACTTTGAAAGAAGGCAGACCATTAATTTTAGTACCCCGTGAAACGCCCTTAAATGCTATTCACTTGGAAAATATGCTAAAACTGGCTAAGTGCGGAGCAGTGATTCTTCCGCCCATGCCAGCCTTTTATCATCGCCCGGCATCGATCCAAGACATTGTTGATCAAACTGTGGGACGTATACTGGACCGACTGGGGGTAGAAAATAACTTGGTAAAACGGTGGACGGAGTAG
- a CDS encoding S-layer homology domain-containing protein, which yields MSKVGKGIITLAVASSLLVGGAMADAAPGGNGKGSSDKSSKPSSSQVQKSSSQSNSGTQNKSVNGVEIKETKTNKANNDKKFGEVQSKVKYAAKDFKDTQNHWAKGPIQRLQMLGIASGFPDGTFQPEAPVTQEQVVSMVVRTLELQGEEINETTNETDEITTEQTEATEEELEDVPNWARGAVAEAKAKGIINLNRFHSGVQASRVQSMVWLAKAMDLEPVETTGLPFKDGILVSPEDMGYVMALYKEGLVAGGPGGMLNPNSAVTRAQIAALIDRMLTEEQTEDTDTFQGVETADGQQVLKIGTGENAEEIKLADEVEIYINGELAELSDLVKGTAVKVETNEEGLAIKIEQTVEESTTEDDTTVEEETDNTAENSTEDTDNINS from the coding sequence GTGAGCAAAGTAGGTAAAGGCATAATTACATTGGCGGTGGCCAGCAGTCTGCTGGTGGGCGGGGCCATGGCAGATGCAGCCCCAGGGGGTAATGGTAAGGGATCTTCAGATAAGAGCAGCAAGCCCTCCAGTAGCCAGGTTCAAAAAAGCAGCAGTCAATCCAACAGTGGTACTCAAAACAAGTCTGTCAATGGTGTAGAGATTAAAGAAACAAAAACTAATAAGGCAAATAATGACAAAAAATTTGGTGAAGTTCAAAGCAAGGTAAAATATGCAGCTAAGGACTTCAAGGATACGCAAAATCACTGGGCAAAGGGTCCCATCCAAAGATTACAAATGCTTGGCATTGCTTCGGGTTTCCCTGATGGTACTTTCCAGCCGGAAGCGCCTGTAACCCAAGAGCAAGTAGTATCTATGGTAGTGAGAACCCTTGAACTGCAGGGTGAAGAAATTAATGAAACGACCAATGAGACTGATGAAATCACCACTGAGCAGACTGAAGCCACCGAAGAAGAGCTGGAAGATGTTCCGAACTGGGCCAGAGGAGCAGTGGCTGAGGCCAAAGCAAAGGGAATTATTAACCTTAACCGCTTCCATTCCGGGGTACAGGCCAGCCGAGTTCAATCCATGGTTTGGCTTGCAAAAGCAATGGATTTAGAACCTGTGGAAACAACTGGTCTGCCCTTCAAAGATGGAATCCTGGTCTCTCCCGAAGATATGGGTTATGTTATGGCTTTATATAAAGAAGGTCTTGTGGCAGGTGGTCCCGGTGGAATGTTGAATCCAAACAGTGCCGTAACCAGAGCACAGATTGCCGCTCTGATTGACCGTATGTTAACCGAAGAGCAAACGGAAGATACAGATACATTCCAGGGTGTAGAAACTGCAGATGGTCAACAGGTTTTAAAAATTGGTACAGGTGAAAATGCCGAGGAAATTAAACTGGCAGATGAGGTAGAAATTTACATTAATGGTGAATTGGCAGAACTATCAGACCTAGTTAAAGGAACTGCAGTCAAGGTTGAAACCAACGAGGAAGGTCTGGCCATTAAAATTGAACAAACTGTAGAGGAAAGCACTACTGAAGATGATACCACCGTTGAAGAAGAAACCGATAACACTGCTGAAAATAGCACCGAAGATACTGATAATATAAATTCCTAA